The Brassica napus cultivar Da-Ae chromosome C7, Da-Ae, whole genome shotgun sequence genomic interval ATGGGCATTGGATTAGATGACAGCAAGAGCAACAAGGAAAGACAACAAAGGAAGAAACCCACCTTGTAAATCCGATCTTTCGACAACGCAAACTTATAGTGTTCCTTCACAGTCGCATCGCAAAAGGAACGCACTAAACCCCCATCAAAACGCGCAGCTTCTCTAACAAGAGAAAGAGCACATTTACCAAGATTCGTCACGAGCACTCTATGCAACTTCTCATACGCCTTAGCATCTAAAACCCTGCACAATAACAAAAATCTCAGCCTATGCTATAATCGAAGAAGAAAGTCAATCAACCCCACACTGACCTGAGCCAATCTCTAACCTCCTCGACCATAAGAAGCACCGTTCTATACGGCTCATCATCTACTTGCTTACACATCGCCACACCCTTGAAGACAGCCGCCACAGCCTCAACCAAAACCATCGCAAGCTCCGCCTCTCCTTCCTTAACCTCCGGCAACAACTTCGACCCAACCTCACCGCCTCTAAGCTTCTCCACAACCTTAAACGCCTGAACAATCACGCTCTCGTGAAACCCCCAAGCATCGAGACAGTAAATCATCCGCAATCTCTGGAGCTGAAGAGTGTGAGGCTTGCAGGCTAACTGAGCGGAGAAGGACTCCAAGCAATCCAAACAAAGCTCGTACGCGCGGAACAGATCCCCGGCCGATTCGCGAGCTTGGGGATTGGCGGTTGCGGAGAGGCGTTTGGGGAAGAGGGAGATCGATTTGTTGAGGAACGGGAGGAACTGCTTGCCGAGGGAACGGGAGGAAGGTTGTGGAGAGGTGAAAGGGCGGAGGTAATCGGAGAAGGAGGTGAAGATATCGTCGGAGGATTCGATGAGAGAGAGGAGACGGTGGTGGTCGTCGGAGGACATTGTttgttttcgaattttttttgttgggagTTTCCCGCTGCTAATGGAAGACGCGCATTTTCTAGGTCTTCTCTTATGCGCTTCACTATACAGTTGACTGATCTATAAAAGGGATGGGAGatgctctctctctcactctcactCTCTCTGGGTATCGAACCTGGGTTTCTTGTGGAAATTGTTCTTTTGTTTTGGGCCTTTATGTGATATTAAAAGCCCATTATATCAGCTGATATTTGATAATAGCCCAATTCTAATCAAGCAGGTTTGCGTCGCGACGGTCTAGACTGTAAAGAACTCGGAATAAAAGGTTCGGGAATCTATTATTTCCtttcttctatttatttatttatttttaaaaattatatttaaaattcagaaaaaatggCGACTGAGAGAATCAGTCGAGATACCTCATCTCTCTCCGGGAAATTTGGGACCTTTTCAGGCAACCACAAattattttgaactttttttaaatgaaataatttttttctttttgaaacacaaatgaAAGCTTGATTCACCACAACAATATCAACGATGCTCTTTCTCTAAATCCAATCCTAAGAGAATGTATGTCGAGGGTTACAGTTTGATTGATGAGCCAGCGTTCGCGTGATTCCTATTGAAggtatatatagtttattgCTGTAACGTTAATATTGTTTTTGATCCCATTCATTACCAATGCCTTCTTAGTCACAAGATTCTCTCTTCTGAATTTATTATCCTAACCATTCTTTACTTCTATCAagatttggagcctttgtcaaGAGTTCTAAGGAGTTATGGGCTCTGATAAGCACTCTGCTCGTTTCCTCGATAAATTAAAAATGGAGAGGGTCAGGACGATGCTAACGCACACTTACCCTTATCCACACGAACATTCACGCCATGCTATGATTGCTGTCATCATGGGTTGCCTATTCTTTATTTCTTCGGATAACATGCACACCCTCGTGGAAAAGCTTGACAATAATTTCAAATGGTGGTCAATGTATGCTTGCTTGCTTggttttttctatttcttctcATCTCCATTCTTAGGAAAGACTATTCAACCAAGCTACTCAACCTTTAGTCGTTGGTGAGGATTATCACTTCTTccataaattgtatatttgaaTCAAATGTGTGtgtcgttttttaaaaaattatttaatttgtaataTTGTGTAGGCACGTTGCTTGGATTTTAGTAGCAGCGTTGTACCATCTCCCAAGTTTTCAATCAATGGGTTTGGATTTGAGGATGAACTTGTCCTTGTTTCTAACTATTTACACATCATCCGTAGTCTTCCTTTTTGTCTTCCACGTCGTTTTTATTGGGTTTTGGCATCTCGGTCTTGTTTCTCGTGTCGCTAGAAGACGCCCAGCGATCTTAACCATTCTTCAAAACTGTGCTGTAAACTACACAATCTCCAAACCTTGTACAATAAAAAATCACTTGCttgaaaacattattttgaaggaaaattcaaaaatgtgCAGGTTCTAAGCATAGCGTGCTGTATATTCTACAGCCATTGTGGTAATCGTGCTATCCTGAGGCAAACACCACTTGAAAGAAGGCGTTCTAGCAACAGTACCTGGCTCACTAAACTCGTTCAGATTGATGAGCTTAAAGACCAAGTCTGCTCGTCATGGTTTGCTCCTGTTGGATCTGCTAGTGATTATCCGCTTTTGTCCAAATGGGTCATTTATGGGGAGGTCTGTCtaactttttataattatttctaaaCTTGTTGTGTATGTTCTAATCATATCTTTTTTTAGTTGCAGTTAGCATGCAATGGGTCTTGTCCTGTAACATCTGATGAAATTTCTCCTATATACTCGCTGTGGGCAACGTTTATTGGTCTTTACATTGCTAATTATGTAGTGGAGAGATCAACAGGGTAAGTGTCAGCAACACATACAGAataattatttcttttgttttaatttttgttgtaCGGTTAGGTGGGCACTGGCACACCCTGTGTCTGTCAACAATTATGAGAAGCTGAAGAAGCAGCAAATGAAACCTAATTTCTTAGATATGGTTCCTTGGTACTCAGGGTAcgtccatgttttttttttaaggcaTTGTGAATTAGTTGAAGTGGGATATTTTAACACTGTCTGATCtgtctaattatttatttcagaACTTCAGCTGATTTGTTTAAAACTGTGTTTGACCTCCTCGTATCCGTGACTGTGTTTCTTGGCCGCTTTGACATGCGGATGATGCAGGTATATACATATGTTTCTAGTGATATCTTATGATAAGATCCTCTATCTTTCTATtgtattccatttttttttggtgaccTTCCTCcatttataaataaatcttGTAGGCTGCAATGACCAAAACTTGTGATGGTGACGAGAGAAAGGAACTATTATATGATCATTTCACTGATATGGATGATTTCTGGTTTGACTTCATGGCGGATACTGGTGATGGTGGGAACTCATCTTATTCTGTCGCAAAACTTCTAGCTCAACCTTTTATCAACGTCCCACTTGATGATGATATTATATCTCTACAAAGGGGTAACGTGTTGCTTATTGGGGGAGATCTTGCGTAAGATTTTTTAGTATTGTACTTGTGATTTTTCTATATTCTCTGCTTTTTTTGCCATGTTTGGATGTAACAAAATGGATGTCTTTCTTTGATATATTGTCAGATACCCCAATCCATCAGCGTTTACATATGAAAAACGTCTGTTCTGTCCTTTTGAGTATGCGCTGCAACCTCCTCATTGGTATAAAAACGACTCAATTTCTGTTGAGAAGCCTGAGTTACCTGAAGGGGTTTCTGATCTGAAGCATTATGATGGTCCTCAATGTTTTCTTATCCCTGGAAACCATGGTGGGTTTTAGCTCTCAATTTATTTTTGACTCTAATAATATTCACATTTTTTTGGACACTAAATCTTTAATAATATTCACATACTCCATGCATACTTGGTTTTGTTGGTAGTGCTTTTAACTGtaataatattgtttaaaattttagattggTTCGATGGACTCAATACTTTCATGAGGTATATATGCCATAAAAGTTGGCTTGGTGGCTGGTTAATGCCCCAAAAGAAAAGCTATTTTGCCCTGCAGCTACCTAAAGGTTGGTGGGTGTTTGGTTTGGATCTCGCGCTTCATGGTGATATTGATGTGTACCAGTTCAATTTCTTTTCTGAACTAGTGAAGGAAAAGGTAGATTCAGCATCATCTTTGAATTATTATTGTTGGTGACTCCTCTATGATACTATTCAATATCCagttttctttttaatcttttcattttaGGTTGGGAAGGATGATGGAGTGATCATTATCACACATGAGCCGAACTGGCTTCTTGATTGGTATTGGAAAGACGATACAGGAAAGAACATGAGACACCTGATATGCGACTTTTTGAAAGGCAGGTGTAAACTTAGAATGGCAGGAGATTTGCATCATTACATGCGTCATTCTTGTACTCATCAATCAGATGGACCTGCTGCTCATGTCGAACATCTCCTTGTTAATGGTTGTGGTGGGGCTTTCTTGCATCCCACCCATGTGTTTAGCGACTTTTCAAAGTTTTATGATGCTTCCTATGACAGTAAATCTGCTTACCCTTCTTTTAAAGATTCAAGCAgggtaattctttttttttttcttgtttcttgggTCTCTTATATGATTTGCCTATTTTTCTTTAGCATTCAAAAACTTTATATTGTTTGTTGTTCCTTGCAGATTGCTTTGGGAAATATTTTGAAGTTCAGGAAAAAGAACTGGCAATTTGATTTCATTGGTGGCATCATATACTTTGTCTTGGTCTTTTCCTTGTTCCCTCAGGTGCGGTTTTGACCTTTTTAAAACTCCTTTTTCTCATGAACTGTTTCTTCTGCCACCATGCAGCTTGTATTGGGttattaaaattgtaacatCTTCGGTTTGGTCTAAGTTACCAGTGATCGGCtatgcatgttcttgtttgattgttgcatgGCTGGTCGAGTCAACTTGTACGTGTAGAccagatcgggggtgtcacaaaggtcTTGTCTACTAAAACAGTACACATTATCAACATCCACTAACACTCATGAGAATGTATTTATTCCTTGTTGATCTCAGTGTAAGCTAGGCCACATCTTACGAGATGATTCATTTTCTGGCCACTTGGGGAGTTTCTTGGGCACAGTTTGGAGCGCCTTTGTGTACGTAATAGAGCAGTCATACGTGTCATTCACCGGTGTTGTCATGTTGCTAGTAGCTGCAATTATGTTCGTTCCCTCAAAAATATCTCGGAAGAGACGGATGCTAATCGGAGTTCTTCACGTTGCTGCACACCTTACCGCTGCTTTGATTCTTATGTTGCTGTTGGAACTCGGCATAGAAACCTGTATTCAGCATAAGCTCCTTGCAACCTCCGGTCAGTTACGAATGTTGTTTTGTCCTTGACCCTCATTACAATGTCATTGACACTAATGGTAACCACAATGTTGTTACAGGGTATCATACATTGTATCAATGGTACAAATCAGTAGAAAATGAACACTTTCCGGACCCCACTGGCCTTCGAGTCCGTATCGAACAGTGGACCTTCGGATTCTATCCAGCTTGCATCAAATATCTTATGTCAGCATTTGATATTCCTGAggtaaatgtatttttgtcaACTTAGCATTTGTTTTGGGACCAAATGTGAACGTGTTTAACGTTTTAGGTGATGGCGGTTACACGGACAAACATTTGCCGGGAAGGAATGGAGTCGCTATCTCGAAGTGGAGCAGCTATATATTATGCTTCTGTCTTTCTCTACTTTTGGGTTTTCTCAACTCCTGTTGTGTCTTTGGTCTTTGGAAGTTACTTATACATCTGCATCAACTGGCTTCACATACACTTTGATGAAGCTTTCTCTTCTCTCCGCATAGCTAATTACAAATCATTCACCCGTTTCCATATCAAATCTGATGGAGACCTTGAAGTCTTCACTCTCGGAGTAGACAAGGTAAGTCTCTGaattaaaaatgacaaaaagTAACAAGTTTTGTGATTATGGGATTATTAGCTTGTTGTTTATTTTGTGATTGGTCTTTAACAAGAGGAGTATATGTGCTTAATGAGTCCAGGTGCCAAAGGAATGGAAGCTAGACAAAGACTGGGATTCAGAGCCAAGATCGACGGTAAAGATGAGTCATCTCAGAAGGTTTCCAAGTAAATGGTGTGCAACAACATTGCAACAAGATCCTATCAACACTGTAAAAATCGTTGATCATTTTGTTATTACTAGATCAGATAAAGAAGTTGGAGGATCTTAGTTAGAACCAGTTTTTCAACGATTCTTTTTCTCTCCTAAAATGTAGTATTAGTGTTAATGCttattaatttatcatatttattaatttattgaatatttgatTCATAGAGTttaatagtaaaattatatttaaatatttttgtttggcaaatgaaaacaatttttattactcTATCTGCTTTCACCCCAtcttttgtgtttcttttttttttgtctataaatcCTTTAAGCTTCTGAAATAaagtatatatagatagatacatGGCAACATTATTAAACCAATGActtcctctcttcttcctcttctctacCACCCTCACCTCCGGCGTTCCTAGCCGCTGGTCTCGCCGGAATCTTGCTAGGAGGTTTACTATCCATAGGAACCATCTTCAACACTATTCCCATTGCTATCAACAGCAATCCAGACCCGTGCTGCTCAGTCAACGGCTTGGTGAATATCAAATACGACAGCAACAACGTAACGCCTTTCCTAGCCGTTGTTATCTACACACAAAACGTTTTAAATGTGAGCTTAGAATGCATACTATGTGTATGTGTAGTATACAAGATTGGAGGCTCACCAAGGCGGTTGTAGCGGCTCCAAAGAGGGCAATGAGGGATAGAACCGAGACTTGACCAATGAATGTGGCCATTGCTTCGAATACAAGCACTCCGTACACATACGGATGCTGCCAAAGAagatatgattttaaaaatacatcaatCAACTAATGAATGATTAAAGCGTTTAACTGTTAAAATATTACACGTTGGTACTTTACTTATGGATTCAATCTCAATGTACAtgactttattattattattcaagACAACTTGGCTTTTTAATAAAGGTTGGTAGATTTAGGCACGTCGTCGGTCATTTCGAATCCGACAAACTTTGACTTCTTTTAATTAAGAGTCTAAACCGAAGAAGCTGACTCTGATTTGAACCATTTACCGAGTCAAAACCTAAACCAAGAACTTTTCAAACCCAATAAAAGTCCTTTCTTTGTCACTTTGGATTCAAATGGAATACGACTCATGATGATATCAACCAAAAACTAAAGCGTGTTAATTTGGTTTAATTAAGCTTTACGGTTTACCAAAACCGGACAAAACAGAGGATTGGACTTACTTGCCAGCACGCAGTCCAAGCACGGAATAGCTCTCCGGTTAAGACCATGGGAACAAACAAGAACGGTAATCCAACAACCGTCGAGCAGAAAAGCATCTCCATCTGCAACAAATGCATTACAAGAATCTTAGATGCAAAACAAAACAGGAAGAAccgagtttttttttattgtgttttCTTGCCTGAGTTGTCTCGGGATTCATTGTGAAAATGGCTTCTTGGAGATTACCCAAGAAAGCATCCATGATCAATGCACCAGTAATCATCAGAATCCCAATCATACTGAAGTTTGGAGACATTTGTGCGTCTGCTAATGTGAATAGTATCAAACCAAGAACCAGCAAGAAGGCTGAAATGTATTCATGGACCGGGTATTTTCTCCTCAGACCGGGTATGAACGCTCCCATTATCATCACAGGCAACACCTGAAACCCATTTGAACAATTCTCTGAACAACTTGGCCCCTTTAAACTCAATGGGATAAATTATGGATATACCTTGGTGGATTTAAACATGATCTGAGCAGGATAATTGAGATAAGCCAAAGAGCCTTTGGTTAAACCATGTGATCCCATGAGAACAGCAGAGAGTTTGACATAAGTTCTCATAGGATTCACAATATGCTTTGTGGTGAAGCCTTGAAGGTAGATGAGGAACAAGTAGACAAATCCTTGTATAAAGGTGAAGTACCAACCAAAGCTAcaagaaacagagaaagaaCATAtcccattattattatttttatttgttaaaatctaaatattaggAGAAATTAAAAGTTGAGTTTACCTAAATTGCAGGCGATTATAAACATATTcctgtaaatataaaaaaaatggacaCAAATATCAGAAAAATCAAGTCAATAATCACAAGTACAGATCCAACAAATTCTCTAAAGTCTGTTTTTTAACAAGATCACAACTGTTTTTGTGTGATCTCACAATATCTGCAATTTAAGaggatatttttataatttgaattatGAAATACAGAAATCAAAAAGCTTTTGCGTGTGTGTTAGGAGAGAGTTTAGTTGGTCATGCAATGAAACATCAAACACTTAGCATgcaaatgattttcttaatgcACCATAATCAGGAGATAATTATGCTGAATTATCtcagcaaacaaacaaaaatgatcAACGTTATCTATTACTACAATTCGGGATCCTCGAAATGaataaaaaccaaataaaattaaaaagagataattaaATGAATTATGAAAAGAACCTCGCAAACTCCGTTGACGAGGTAACCAAAGAAGAAACCAGACGTGCAGATGAGAAACTGTTGCCATGTTGGTCGATCAGACAGAGAGATTCCAAACAGAGATCTTGACTGTTCCTCGTTCTTCATCCTTTTCTCCTTCTTTAGAACTGGGAAGAATAAGCAACGCTTCTTTTCtttgagaaaattaaaaacaaaataggtCAAAAGAAACCCAGAAAAATAAAGAGTAGAATCACAAGAATTTATGTAAAGTCATTCATAACGGTATAACACTCCTCgaaataaccaaaccaaaccaaactcttTTGTAATTCACTCTTCAAAGTCTCGCTGATCAAacgagacagagagagagaaataaataGTGATGTACGTATTGggaaatgagagagagatatAGAGAGGGGTTTTAAAACTGAAGGGTAAACacacatgaagaagaagaagaagaaagaggcaAGGGGTCTGAGACTCGTCGCGTGATTCGCCACTCTGTGACAcgtttttcttctctctctaagAGAcgttcttcttttctctttttagtttttacgtTTTCATTTGATCTCTTCTTTATTCTTCCGGTTAAACTTTAAAGTTTTTCAAATAAACCACCAAACTTatctatatttaattatttatctttcaaTACTTTTCACTTCACACCATATcagaatatttattatttaatatcatCCGCGTGACACCTCTCTCATGAATGCTAAATTAAGACAGTATCCCATCCCCGGTTCGGTCCGGTTATTCATCTCTTCTTTATTCTTCCGGTTAAActttaaagttttcaaataaacaaccaaacttgtctatatttatcttttaatacTTAGCTTTAGAATATTTAATACATTTGTATCATCCGCCTGACACCTCTCTCAGGAATGCTGAATTAAGACAGTATCCCATCACCGGTTCGGTccggtttatttatttttaatcatgaAAAAAGTTGGATGTGTGTCTACTGTCTGATCATTGGATCTTTTCTCTTTTATAGCCGGGTCTGTGAAATGTGAATAGATATACAATCTTATttggattaattttttttttttgttaaattgatAATATTAAATGCAATAGGTAAATTATAATAGATTAGCTTTTCTACAAATTGACAAGTAgcatatcaaaaataataagtGCTGAACAAAAATAACATATCAGACATTTGTTAACGTAAATGTAAATGTTTATTTACATTTGTTAAGGATAATTTCGGATCTTGAGAATATTCTTACAACAACCTTAACTAGAATCACGCATATGATTTAGTCGAATCACAAGTAAATAAACAGTCTGGCATTGTTTGTACCTTGGTAAAATAAAAGGCGCTATTCGTAAATTATATAACTTGTGGGCGATTTTCGTATTTGATTAAGGaagtttaaaagaaataatgatTCTATCAATGCTGGCTTATTAGTCAACTTTTCGATTTAAGATAAGTAAGTTATTGTCTCAACTCTCTATAGAGACGCCATTACAGCCTGTCCATTACAATTGTACGACCATTTTTCGTGGTTTTATTCAACTTTTATCGATCGGAAGAATTTTTTAAATGCGTTAGGCCTCACTATAGTAGCTCATTAATCTCATGACTCATGAGTAACATAAGTCAGTACATGTTTTTACTATTAACCTTCTATATTCATAAGTATTAACTTTTAAGCAACTTAATCTCAcggtgtttaaaaaaaaaagcaattaaTCTCACACATATTTCGTTGACCAGCGAAAAAATCTTAAGCATAGTTAGGAAATTGTTAGAGAATTTTTATAAAGTAATGAAATCAAATATTGAATAATGAACAAAATGGAGGAACACAAACAAATTGAGTCAACAAAAATATAGTCGCTGTTTTAGAATAATTAGGTGGCGGCCAATATGGTACATATTATATGGAATAATTAGCTTTCGCCTTGGAATCACGATCAGCATAAATGGTATGTGCCAAATAAAATCAATCTTACAGTAACAATTACAAATATATCACATTTATTAGAGATTTGTTCTTATcaaaactaacatatatatttgtatttaaaagaaaattgtcCATCTAAACTAAAGCCATGGTAAAAGCAGATGAATATAAACCCATATTATGTGAAATTGCACATATGTTTTTGAATAGTCATCAATTATCATTCGTGTGGTTTGTAATAACCGGAAGACTCCGCGTCGAGACTTTTGGGGGTTTGGACGCAACCGGTCACAATTCACACAAACTATTAACAAACGAATCACAGCGTGGCCCCGGTAGGTCCAGCTTCGGCCATATTGTACCGTGTACCAGAAAGTTACCAACCCCAGGACAGATCCTATTACACCGCTGTTTCCTTCTTGCCAAAAATGAACCAATCTCAGATTGTGGGCACTGTCAACGCCGCAATATAGGGTTGGTAAAGTAGAAATAGTATAGGTGATTATCGCCCAAAACGTTTTTCggtccttaatttttttttttggttaaaaaaaaaaaaattaaccaatcgCAGACCGCCACGTGTTGTGGAACCCGCAAAGGACGCAGTGCAAACGTTCTTTATTTTGAGACATTGTAGCACAGTAATTAAGAAAAGGTGCAAGAACCCTCCTCCACCACCGATAATGTTTGTTTTAGGTATAATTGTAGACTTTGGGTTTCATGATTAGACAAGAGAAGTTTAACGTTGCATGTACAATTGTTTTATCAGATCAAAGTCTCATGGATGCAACGACGTATGTGTGCAATAGTTAAATTAGCATGTCTATGttcaaaaatgtttaaaatatatgtgtatgcattaaaaaatacaGTGAAACGTATTATGTCGCGATATTGGGTAAGCGAGACAAAATGCAAATGATTAAAATCttattaaaagatactagtgaGGGAGTAGTAAACAAGTGTTCAGATATCGAATTTTCTTCTCATCCGTTTAAGTGTCTTTCTCTAAGACAATGATCTAGTATATgtgatttattatattgtagCACTTATCATACCTATTGAAATGATTAGTTATACaaacgtttttttttccttgcgaAAATGTGTAAATGGACACGTAAAATACAAAGTTTAAACGTACGACTTTCTTTTACGTTTGCGTTGTTAATTTCGTTTAACGTTCACAAAAACAATATGCTGTAAGTTTGTAGATAGATACTATCATACTACCTATCCTTGTTTAATTTTTTCCGTTGCAAGCAATAATACTACGACATAAACTTATCCGCTAGCAAAAACAATAGATTTACAtacacttaattttttttggagggGTCAAAATACATAGATTAGAACTATCAACGTACAAGCGTTAACATCTCCACATCGTTGAACCAACAATgacaaaacaaacatttttttttttttgttgttgtcgtTGTCGCCAATGCGAACAGTACGTTTGACACAgacttttttatttgtttaaaaacgTTTGACGCAGACTTGAACACTAATGTACATACAGAGACCAAATTATTGAGAAATTAGGTGAAACAGCCTTCATAAACAATGCCCAAATTAGCCTAATAAGTAATGACacaatttacaaaataaaagatttaagaATTAAATTGATAATGGTTTGAGAGCCAAGGATAAATATATGGATCACTTATCCCGATTTTATCAATGGGCTATTCTCTGGGCTCGGATTGGGTTTCAATGGTTTTAGActgattaagaaaaaataattattagatTAAACATGTGGAGCATGAACGTTATCTCTACATATTGAGCAAGAATTATGAAACAAGAACTTCCgatcaaatatataatgtaGCCTGTAAATATATTATCGTTTTGATAAGTATGAGCAACAGAAAACCgatatattacattttttataaacaataatataagACATTATGTTTATGAAGGAGATAATAATATAACCGGAGTCTCCAGCTCTTGTGGTAAAGGGTTCATAACAGTGAGTACTACCATTTGGATTCGAGTTCGGCTACCCAGAATGTTTTAAATGGTAAAAAATGTGGATTACGCGGGCCTCGTGATGATTAGTCTTTGGACCTATAAAACTTTTGGGATCACACCACGGttataaaaaaagataatatattatcCGCGTATTATATATTgcttatacaaaatatattttttataaaaaataaagcatAGTCAATCTAATTATGTAAGCtaaggcatatatatatatatatattatctc includes:
- the LOC111207881 gene encoding uncharacterized protein LOC111207881 — protein: MGSDKHSARFLDKLKMERVRTMLTHTYPYPHEHSRHAMIAVIMGCLFFISSDNMHTLVEKLDNNFKWWSMYACLLGFFYFFSSPFLGKTIQPSYSTFSRWHVAWILVAALYHLPSFQSMGLDLRMNLSLFLTIYTSSVVFLFVFHVVFIGFWHLGLVSRVARRRPAILTILQNCAVLSIACCIFYSHCGNRAILRQTPLERRRSSNSTWLTKLVQIDELKDQVCSSWFAPVGSASDYPLLSKWVIYGELACNGSCPVTSDEISPIYSLWATFIGLYIANYVVERSTGWALAHPVSVNNYEKLKKQQMKPNFLDMVPWYSGTSADLFKTVFDLLVSVTVFLGRFDMRMMQAAMTKTCDGDERKELLYDHFTDMDDFWFDFMADTGDGGNSSYSVAKLLAQPFINVPLDDDIISLQRGNVLLIGGDLAYPNPSAFTYEKRLFCPFEYALQPPHWYKNDSISVEKPELPEGVSDLKHYDGPQCFLIPGNHDWFDGLNTFMRYICHKSWLGGWLMPQKKSYFALQLPKGWWVFGLDLALHGDIDVYQFNFFSELVKEKVGKDDGVIIITHEPNWLLDWYWKDDTGKNMRHLICDFLKGRCKLRMAGDLHHYMRHSCTHQSDGPAAHVEHLLVNGCGGAFLHPTHVFSDFSKFYDASYDSKSAYPSFKDSSRIALGNILKFRKKNWQFDFIGGIIYFVLVFSLFPQCKLGHILRDDSFSGHLGSFLGTVWSAFVYVIEQSYVSFTGVVMLLVAAIMFVPSKISRKRRMLIGVLHVAAHLTAALILMLLLELGIETCIQHKLLATSGYHTLYQWYKSVENEHFPDPTGLRVRIEQWTFGFYPACIKYLMSAFDIPEVMAVTRTNICREGMESLSRSGAAIYYASVFLYFWVFSTPVVSLVFGSYLYICINWLHIHFDEAFSSLRIANYKSFTRFHIKSDGDLEVFTLGVDKVPKEWKLDKDWDSEPRSTVKMSHLRRFPSKWCATTLQQDPINTVKIVDHFVITRSDKEVGGS
- the LOC106440464 gene encoding UDP-galactose/UDP-glucose transporter 2; its protein translation is MKNEEQSRSLFGISLSDRPTWQQFLICTSGFFFGYLVNGVCEEYVYNRLQFSFGWYFTFIQGFVYLFLIYLQGFTTKHIVNPMRTYVKLSAVLMGSHGLTKGSLAYLNYPAQIMFKSTKVLPVMIMGAFIPGLRRKYPVHEYISAFLLVLGLILFTLADAQMSPNFSMIGILMITGALIMDAFLGNLQEAIFTMNPETTQMEMLFCSTVVGLPFLFVPMVLTGELFRAWTACWQHPYVYGVLVFEAMATFIGQVSVLSLIALFGAATTALITTARKGVTLLLSYLIFTKPLTEQHGSGLLLIAMGIVLKMVPMDSKPPSKIPARPAARNAGGEGGREEEEERKSLV